In Desulfatiglans anilini DSM 4660, a single window of DNA contains:
- a CDS encoding class I SAM-dependent methyltransferase, whose translation MEGKEDAQPSPADYVRQQDGVADRITTLKGSMDALPFEEGEFDVIWSEGAVYNMGFEAGVSA comes from the coding sequence ATGGAGGGGAAAGAAGACGCACAGCCCTCGCCGGCTGACTATGTCCGGCAGCAGGATGGAGTTGCGGACAGGATCACCACGCTGAAAGGTTCCATGGATGCCCTGCCGTTCGAGGAAGGTGAGTTCGACGTGATCTGGTCCGAAGGGGCCGTCTACAACATGGGCTTCGAGGCCGGGGTATCGGC